A portion of the Enterobacter sp. SA187 genome contains these proteins:
- the actP gene encoding cation/acetate symporter ActP codes for MKRLLTAAAAILPFSANAADALTGAVQRQPTNWQAIIMFVVFVAFTLGITYWASKRTRTRSDYYTAGGNITGLQNGLAIAGDYMSAASFLGISALVFTSGYDGLIYSLGFLVGWPIILFLIAERLRNLGRYTFADVASYRLKQGPIRILSACGSLVVVALYLIAQMVGAGKLIQLLFGLNYHIAVVLVGVLMVMYVLFGGMLATTWVQIIKAVLLLFGASFMAFMVMRHVGFSFNNLFTEAMAVHPKGTAIMSPGGLVKDPISALSLGLGLMFGTAGLPHILMRFFTVSDAREARKSVFYATGFMGYFYILTFIIGFGAIMLVGANPAFKDATGALIGGNNMAAVHLANAVGGNLFLGFISAVAFATILAVVAGLTLAGASAVSHDLYANVFRKGATERDELRVSKITVLVLGVIAILLGILFENQNIAFMVGLAFSIAASCNFPIILLSMYWSKLTTRGAMIGGWLGLITAVVLMVLGPTIWVQILGHASAIFPYEYPALFSIAVAFIGIWVFSATDNTAEGKLEREKFRAQFIRSQTGIGIDQGRAH; via the coding sequence ATGAAGAGATTACTGACGGCGGCTGCCGCCATACTCCCTTTCTCCGCGAACGCGGCAGATGCCCTGACCGGCGCGGTGCAGCGCCAGCCGACCAACTGGCAGGCGATCATCATGTTCGTGGTGTTCGTCGCCTTTACGCTTGGCATCACGTACTGGGCGTCAAAACGTACCCGCACCCGCAGCGATTACTACACGGCGGGCGGTAATATTACCGGTCTGCAAAACGGCCTGGCGATCGCCGGGGATTACATGTCGGCGGCGTCCTTTCTGGGGATTTCCGCGCTGGTGTTCACCTCCGGCTACGATGGCCTGATTTACTCGCTGGGTTTCCTGGTGGGCTGGCCGATCATTCTGTTTTTGATCGCCGAGCGTCTGCGTAATCTCGGACGCTACACCTTTGCCGATGTGGCGTCGTATCGTCTGAAACAGGGTCCGATCCGTATTCTCTCCGCCTGCGGCTCGCTGGTGGTGGTGGCGCTCTATCTGATCGCGCAGATGGTGGGCGCGGGCAAACTGATCCAGCTGCTGTTTGGCCTGAACTATCACATCGCCGTGGTGCTGGTGGGCGTGCTGATGGTGATGTACGTGCTGTTCGGCGGCATGCTGGCCACCACCTGGGTGCAGATCATCAAAGCCGTGCTGCTGCTGTTCGGCGCCAGCTTTATGGCCTTTATGGTGATGCGTCACGTCGGTTTCAGCTTCAATAACCTGTTTACCGAAGCCATGGCGGTGCACCCGAAAGGCACGGCGATCATGAGTCCGGGCGGGCTGGTAAAAGATCCGATCTCTGCGTTGTCGCTGGGGCTGGGGCTGATGTTTGGTACCGCGGGGCTGCCGCATATTCTGATGCGCTTCTTTACCGTCAGCGATGCCCGTGAAGCGCGGAAAAGCGTGTTCTACGCCACCGGCTTTATGGGTTACTTCTACATCCTGACCTTTATTATCGGCTTCGGCGCGATCATGCTGGTGGGCGCGAATCCGGCGTTTAAAGATGCCACCGGCGCGCTGATTGGCGGCAATAACATGGCGGCGGTGCATCTTGCCAACGCGGTGGGCGGCAACCTGTTCCTCGGCTTTATCTCGGCGGTGGCCTTCGCGACTATCCTCGCGGTGGTGGCGGGCTTAACCCTGGCGGGCGCATCGGCGGTATCGCACGATCTGTACGCCAACGTGTTCCGTAAAGGGGCCACCGAGCGCGACGAGCTGCGGGTGTCAAAAATCACCGTGCTGGTACTGGGCGTGATCGCCATCCTGCTGGGTATTCTGTTTGAGAATCAGAACATTGCCTTCATGGTGGGTCTGGCGTTCTCGATTGCGGCAAGCTGTAACTTCCCGATCATTCTGCTGTCGATGTACTGGTCGAAGCTGACCACCCGTGGCGCGATGATCGGCGGCTGGCTGGGGCTGATTACCGCCGTGGTGCTGATGGTGCTTGGCCCGACAATCTGGGTGCAGATCCTCGGCCACGCCAGCGCCATCTTCCCGTATGAGTACCCGGCGCTGTTCTCCATTGCGGTGGCCTTTATTGGTATCTGGGTATTCTCGGCAACCGACAATACCGCGGAAGGGAAACTGGAACGCGAGAAGTTCCGCGCCCAGTTTATCCGTTCGCAAACCGGTATCGGCATCGATCAGGGCCGCGCGCATTAA
- a CDS encoding DUF485 domain-containing protein yields the protein MNELIYQRIEHNAHFRELVEKRQRFAIILSLIVLAIYVCFILLIAFAPGWLGTPLYPGTSVTRGIPVGVGVILVSFVLTGVYVWRANGEFDRLNNAVIREVNAP from the coding sequence ATGAATGAACTCATTTATCAACGGATAGAACATAACGCGCATTTCAGGGAGCTGGTCGAAAAAAGGCAACGGTTTGCCATCATTTTGTCGCTGATCGTGCTGGCGATTTATGTCTGCTTTATTCTGCTTATCGCCTTCGCGCCTGGCTGGCTGGGTACGCCGCTCTATCCCGGCACCAGCGTCACGCGCGGCATTCCTGTTGGCGTCGGCGTGATCCTGGTTTCGTTCGTGTTAACCGGCGTTTACGTCTGGCGGGCGAACGGTGAGTTTGACCGTCTGAACAATGCCGTGATCCGCGAGGTAAACGCACCATGA